The Methanoregula boonei 6A8 genome has a window encoding:
- a CDS encoding phosphate-starvation-inducible PsiE family protein, which yields MDATTILKKFETIVYYILITLFAIIVACSLGELIYIVYEALFVNSPLLLENSELLGIFGYFLLVLIGVELLATVVAYINEKVIHVEVVIMIAIIAIARSVILLDTVNTDPMDMFGIAAIIIALCAGYFLLRKGGLRQQREYNPPNARVPE from the coding sequence ATGGACGCGACCACAATCTTAAAAAAATTTGAGACCATCGTGTACTACATCCTCATCACACTCTTTGCGATCATTGTTGCCTGCTCGCTTGGAGAATTAATCTACATTGTGTACGAGGCGCTCTTTGTCAATTCCCCGCTGCTCCTGGAAAACAGCGAGCTTTTAGGCATCTTTGGGTACTTCCTTCTGGTACTGATCGGTGTCGAGCTGCTGGCAACGGTCGTGGCATATATCAACGAGAAGGTGATCCACGTTGAGGTGGTAATCATGATCGCCATCATCGCAATTGCAAGAAGTGTAATCCTTCTCGACACCGTGAACACGGATCCCATGGATATGTTCGGGATCGCTGCGATCATCATTGCACTCTGCGCCGGGTACTTTCTCCTCAGGAAAGGGGGACTCAGGCAACAGAGAGAATATAACCCGCCAAACGCTCGGGTACCGGAGTAA
- a CDS encoding MarR family winged helix-turn-helix transcriptional regulator, translating into MVDLQEQLFEELAKLSRMRDECSCSIFSECGLSEITVRQIAYLRTIDEQGDVTFTRLAEITNTSKPTVTEMVNRFVRMECACRAPCPDDGRISYIHLTEKGKQIARAEKAALRRLIERMVETLDQDELDLLVEILRKVR; encoded by the coding sequence ATGGTGGACCTGCAGGAGCAGCTCTTCGAAGAGCTTGCAAAGCTCTCCCGGATGCGGGATGAATGCTCCTGCAGCATCTTCTCCGAGTGCGGGCTTTCGGAAATAACCGTTAGGCAGATCGCCTACCTCAGGACGATCGATGAGCAGGGGGATGTGACCTTCACGCGCCTTGCAGAGATCACCAACACCTCCAAGCCCACGGTCACCGAGATGGTCAACCGGTTTGTCCGGATGGAGTGCGCGTGCCGGGCGCCATGTCCCGATGACGGGAGGATCAGCTACATCCACCTGACCGAGAAAGGAAAACAAATCGCAAGGGCAGAAAAAGCCGCCCTGCGCCGGCTGATCGAACGGATGGTCGAGACGCTTGACCAGGATGAACTGGATCTCCTGGTGGAGATCTTAAGGAAAGTCCGGTAA
- the lon gene encoding endopeptidase La, with product MQQESNEDTAEKLVIPLFEIVTYPGSRTKFPVDPVTGGYLVASLAQGNEVFAIGLTVKSGIRLADLTPDSFYGIGNLLQITHVEPADHGYLVSAEAEHRVKAVALAGKDGHFTARCETVPDAEDLTADLQERILSDIKSTIFEISHRFSGSGQFTRPIERMESVDRIMGFVMPFLPANLAEKQALLEISSKKERYIGFLDLLIRTRETIRIRMEMAEKVSERVGKSNREAMLREQLKVIQEELGEGGEGAGDAGYRGRVEASKMPEDIRKKALAEVHKLEAGGPQNHESTVIRNYLDLLLDLPWVTEEKKNIDIAEARRVLDSHHNGLEKVKERIVQHLAVMKLRQEKQGSILLFAGPPGTGKTSLGKSIAEALGRKYVRVSLGGVRDEAEIRGHRRTYVGALPGRIIQGIKRAGTKNPVFILDEIDKLATSYAGDPASALLEVLDPEQNSSFSDHYLEVPYDLSDVLFIATANSLATIPAPLLDRMELIEISGYTKNEKFAIAKDHLIPEILKEHGLDTDKLRIEDAALREVIEKYTREAGVRWLKKQLAMIARHVSEKIVSGTAELPFVVTPDKVFSILGKEQIRQEVAKKEPVPGVVTGLAWTPVGGEILFIEGTFMPGTGKLTLTGQLGDVMKESATISSSLIRSRLAGSGKGFNFIASDIHIHVPSGATPKDGPSAGITIFTALASLITGKTVDPELAMTGEITLSGAVLPVGGIKEKVLAAHRAGIKKILLPKENERDLPDVPEDVRAELAFVPVGNVEEVLKEALGIELPRIVAVPAGTGLVPVQNA from the coding sequence ATGCAGCAGGAAAGCAACGAAGACACCGCAGAAAAACTGGTTATACCCCTCTTTGAGATCGTGACGTACCCCGGGAGCCGGACAAAATTCCCGGTGGACCCGGTGACCGGAGGGTACCTTGTCGCCTCCCTTGCACAGGGAAACGAAGTGTTTGCCATCGGCCTCACGGTAAAAAGCGGAATCCGCCTGGCGGATCTCACCCCCGACTCGTTCTACGGGATCGGGAACCTTCTCCAGATCACTCACGTCGAACCGGCAGACCATGGCTACCTGGTCAGCGCCGAAGCCGAACACCGGGTAAAGGCAGTTGCCCTTGCCGGGAAGGACGGCCACTTTACCGCCCGGTGCGAAACCGTGCCGGATGCGGAGGACCTCACAGCCGACCTGCAGGAGAGGATACTTTCCGATATCAAGAGCACGATCTTCGAGATCAGCCACCGCTTCTCCGGCTCCGGGCAGTTCACCCGGCCCATCGAACGGATGGAATCGGTAGACCGGATCATGGGATTTGTGATGCCGTTTCTGCCGGCAAACCTTGCCGAGAAGCAGGCGCTCCTTGAGATCTCGTCGAAGAAGGAACGGTACATCGGTTTTCTCGATCTCCTTATCAGGACCCGCGAGACTATCCGGATCCGGATGGAGATGGCCGAGAAGGTCTCCGAGCGCGTGGGAAAATCCAACCGCGAGGCCATGCTCCGCGAGCAGCTTAAGGTGATCCAGGAGGAGCTGGGAGAAGGCGGGGAAGGGGCCGGCGATGCCGGGTACCGCGGGCGTGTCGAGGCCTCAAAGATGCCGGAGGATATCCGGAAAAAAGCCCTTGCTGAGGTGCACAAACTCGAGGCCGGCGGGCCCCAGAACCACGAGAGCACCGTGATCCGGAACTACCTCGACCTCCTGCTCGACCTTCCCTGGGTGACCGAGGAGAAAAAGAACATCGATATCGCGGAGGCCCGGCGCGTGCTCGACAGCCACCACAACGGGCTTGAGAAGGTAAAGGAACGGATCGTCCAGCACCTTGCAGTCATGAAACTCCGGCAGGAGAAACAGGGCTCGATCCTCCTCTTTGCCGGCCCGCCCGGCACAGGGAAAACAAGCCTGGGCAAAAGTATTGCAGAAGCGCTCGGGCGAAAGTACGTCCGGGTGAGCCTTGGCGGCGTCCGCGACGAGGCCGAGATCCGCGGGCACCGCAGGACATATGTCGGGGCGCTGCCCGGGCGGATCATCCAGGGCATCAAGAGGGCAGGGACGAAAAACCCGGTCTTTATCCTGGACGAGATCGACAAGCTTGCCACCTCCTATGCGGGCGACCCGGCAAGCGCACTTCTCGAGGTTCTGGACCCGGAGCAGAACAGCTCGTTCTCGGACCACTACCTTGAGGTGCCCTATGATCTCTCGGATGTACTCTTCATTGCAACGGCAAACTCCCTTGCCACGATTCCGGCACCCCTGCTCGACCGGATGGAACTCATCGAGATATCAGGTTATACGAAAAACGAGAAGTTTGCCATTGCAAAGGACCACCTGATTCCGGAGATCTTAAAAGAGCACGGCCTTGACACGGATAAGCTCCGGATCGAGGATGCCGCCCTGCGGGAGGTAATCGAGAAGTACACCCGGGAGGCCGGGGTCCGGTGGCTCAAGAAGCAGCTTGCTATGATCGCCCGGCATGTCTCTGAGAAGATAGTCTCCGGCACTGCAGAGCTGCCGTTTGTGGTCACGCCGGATAAGGTCTTTTCGATTCTCGGGAAAGAACAGATCCGCCAGGAGGTGGCCAAAAAAGAGCCGGTGCCCGGCGTGGTGACGGGCCTAGCCTGGACTCCGGTGGGGGGGGAGATCCTCTTTATCGAGGGGACGTTCATGCCCGGGACCGGCAAGCTCACCCTCACGGGACAGCTCGGCGACGTGATGAAGGAGTCGGCTACGATCTCATCCAGCCTGATCCGATCCCGGCTTGCGGGCAGTGGGAAGGGTTTCAACTTTATCGCAAGCGACATCCACATCCATGTGCCCTCGGGGGCGACCCCCAAGGACGGCCCGTCTGCCGGTATCACCATCTTTACGGCTCTTGCCTCGCTTATCACGGGAAAGACCGTGGACCCGGAGCTTGCGATGACCGGCGAGATCACACTCTCCGGAGCGGTGCTGCCGGTGGGCGGGATCAAGGAGAAGG